The stretch of DNA GCATCACATCCACGAACATATCGGACACCTCGGAAAATCTTTCTTATTCATCGCAGACGAGTTCGTGCAAGGGATTACGAAAAACATCATTGAAGATAGCTTTGCCAAAACGGATGCTTCCATTGTATTCGAAACGTTCCGCGGCGAATGCTCCAAACAAGAAATTGAACGGATTAAAAAGGTGGCCTTGGAAAATAAGGTGGAAGTCGTCGTCGGCGTCGGCGGAGGAAAAACCCTCGACACCATTAAAGCGGTAGGCTATTATACGCAGCTGCCGACCGTCGTGGTTCCGACCATCGCTTCCACGGATGCCCCGTGCAGCGCGTTGTCCGTCATTTATACGGAAGACGGCGTATTCGAAGAATATCTCATTTTGCCGAAAAACCCCGACATCGTTTTGGTCGACACGCAAATCGTCGCCAACGCGCCGGCGAGACTCCTGGCAGCCGGGATCGGCGATGCGCTGGCCACCTATGTGGAAGCCCGCGCTTGTTATGAAGCCAACAAAACGCCGATGGCCGGCGGATCCATTACGAGAGCGGCGATCGGGCTTGCCGAACTGTGCCAAAAGATCCTTTTTGAAGACGGCTTAAAGGCCTATTTGGCGGTGCAAAGAAAA from Caldibacillus debilis DSM 16016 encodes:
- a CDS encoding glycerol dehydrogenase — its product is MASILISPNKYIQGKGELHHIHEHIGHLGKSFLFIADEFVQGITKNIIEDSFAKTDASIVFETFRGECSKQEIERIKKVALENKVEVVVGVGGGKTLDTIKAVGYYTQLPTVVVPTIASTDAPCSALSVIYTEDGVFEEYLILPKNPDIVLVDTQIVANAPARLLAAGIGDALATYVEARACYEANKTPMAGGSITRAAIGLAELCQKILFEDGLKAYLAVQRKTVTKAVENVVEANTYLSGIGFESGGLAAAHAIHNGFTVLEDVHSLLHGEKVAFGTVTQLVLENRSMDEIERMIRMNISVGLPVTLEQMGITENVEEKIWKVAEAACAEGETIHNMPFKVTPDDVYAAILAADSIGKRYVK